The proteins below are encoded in one region of Bifidobacterium dentium JCM 1195 = DSM 20436:
- a CDS encoding ABC transporter permease, with product MDMAVSQIAASASNADVPDNDYIAKHKPLPIRIGTHLRRYWQLWLMALPAMVFVFIFAYIPMYGIQLAFREFVPRKGLTGGTFVGLKYFNKFFQSPQFANLMRNTISISLWTLVMGFICPIILALLINQLGSKKIKGFVQTITYMPHFISTVVIVSMISIFLNPTSGFIGRFLNEDGKSILGDPNLFTPIYWITEVWQHCGWNSIIYLAALAGVDTALYEAAKMDGASRLQLIRYVDIPAILPTCGVLLILNMGSVLNVGFEKVFLMQNSLNLSSSEVISTFVYKMGFVSNQYSYSTAIGLFNTLINFVFLVMANAISKRVSDTSIF from the coding sequence ATGGATATGGCTGTTTCGCAAATCGCAGCATCCGCGTCGAACGCAGACGTCCCGGACAACGACTACATCGCCAAGCACAAGCCCCTGCCGATCCGCATCGGTACTCATCTTCGTCGCTACTGGCAGCTGTGGCTCATGGCCCTGCCGGCAATGGTATTCGTGTTCATCTTCGCCTACATTCCAATGTATGGCATCCAGCTGGCCTTCCGCGAGTTCGTTCCGCGCAAAGGCCTGACCGGCGGCACCTTCGTCGGCCTGAAATATTTCAACAAGTTCTTCCAGTCCCCGCAGTTCGCCAACCTGATGCGCAACACCATCAGCATCAGCCTGTGGACCCTCGTGATGGGTTTCATCTGCCCGATCATCCTGGCCCTGCTCATCAACCAGCTCGGTTCCAAGAAGATCAAGGGCTTCGTGCAGACCATCACCTACATGCCGCACTTCATCTCCACCGTGGTCATCGTCTCGATGATCAGCATCTTCCTGAACCCGACTTCCGGCTTCATCGGCCGCTTCCTCAACGAGGACGGCAAGAGCATCCTGGGTGATCCGAATCTGTTCACTCCGATTTACTGGATCACCGAAGTCTGGCAGCATTGCGGCTGGAATTCCATCATTTACCTGGCCGCACTGGCCGGCGTCGACACCGCTCTGTATGAGGCCGCCAAGATGGATGGCGCGAGTCGTCTGCAGCTCATCCGCTACGTCGACATCCCGGCCATCCTGCCTACCTGCGGCGTGCTGCTCATCCTCAACATGGGCTCCGTACTGAACGTCGGCTTCGAAAAGGTCTTCCTGATGCAGAACTCGCTGAATCTGAGCTCCTCCGAAGTCATCTCGACCTTCGTGTACAAGATGGGCTTCGTCAGTAACCAGTACAGCTATTCGACGGCAATCGGCCTGTTCAACACGTTGATCAACTTCGTGTTCCTCGTCATGGCCAACGCGATTTCCAAGCGCGTGTCCGATACCAGCATCTTCTAA